The nucleotide sequence CATGGTGGTTGGATCAATAACTTGGTGACTCGAGCCCGCCAGGTTGGTCATGGTCCAGTTTGTACAAATATGTTAGCAAGCAATCAAATGAATATAGATATGTAAAATAATAAGACAGAGTGAAGAGGAAGGGCAAGAAATAAAGTAGAGGGAGGGGAGAGGGGGAAGAGCTCACCAAAATTcttgggagaagaagaaaataatattcTTTTCCAAACAACAAAAACTGATCACATTGACTCGAAGGACCCTATTTATGATAAAGAAACCCTAACCTAAACTTAAATCTGAAAGATACACTCCATAAGCACCCAGTTGCTATTCATGGGTACTATAGTATGAAGAGTAGTGTGAGTGGTACTGCCACAACATCTTGACTTATTTAATTATATATGAAGTCTTCAGATCTTTTAACTCAGCTATAGACTACAAAAACCAATAAAGGCTTAAATATGATCATAAATTACAGAAAAAGAAAACTAGATAGACTAtgcttgattttgatgatctgcGACCCCTAGATGCATCAGTACATACTTTTTCTTGGGCCTTTTGAGAAAATGAAAACTGCATTATGAAAGAAACTTTGAAATCTGCATCAAATGCTAGCATCCAAATTATTGTGATCATGTGCACCACTTGTTTGACACATGGGATCCCTACACAAGGAGGTTGGACCTGCTTGCGCCTCTTTTGTTTCCATCTTAAAAGAAGGCAGGGCaaagatttatttgtttattatagATTGGGGAATAATACATAAAGATTAATTAAGATGCAATTTTCTCACAGGGAGAGAAAGATGGACTTTCATTCCTACTGTTACCATATAGTTCCTTTAATCTCCATTTTTCTATGCAATTTTTAAGGACAACTGACAGTCCTGCTTTTCCTTGAAGTCCATCTATGAAAGGTAGCTGCTGCAGAAGATAGAGTCCACCTATAAGAGGCATTGGaatttgaatatttatttaaaatctaAAATAGGTGAAACATCCAACACTATGCGTGGCAGGACCCAGACTCCATATTCTTATATATAGTATATATAGATATGTTTTTGCTGCAATTTTCCAGGATGAGTGGCACTCCCACTGTTCTGGGGAGTCGAGCAATGGAAGGGAGTCTGGCTTCAAAAGAGAGTCTACCTGCAAATGGCTTTAGCATTTTAATGtttctttaaaatttaaatttgtgaCAGCACTCGACTCCATGCATGACCAGACTCAAACCCTTTGCTTTATATATTGTAGTGGAATTATCcacaaattttatcttttccccTTTCCTTTCAcataagaaaacaagaaaaatggtttgTAGGTGTAAGATTCATAGCTAATGATCTTTCAAATTGTAAGCTTTCTACCATCACTAGCTTCTTATCCAGCCCTCTTCTTTATCTTCTTTACTTGAAGCATAAGTGACTACATTTTCTTCTAAAGTTGTATGTCTCTTATTAATATCTGCAGCttaaagaagcctccttggtgactaaattgatttttctttttctgtttttttgcaAATAGACATCGATCATGCATATAATTTCAGCTTGGTATTTTACCTTAAAGAACTTATCTACTCCAGGAATCTTGCTAAGTCTCAGAATGATCTGTAGCGCCTAGGAGAAGACAGTGTCAATATGTAATAGCAGTCTTTTGTGGTCCGATACCTAAGCCTCATAGCACCAATGGCTGAGCTTCCCATTGTTTTCCTTGAGCTTAAACACATCCTGCAATTATTCATCAAGGAATCTTTCCTTAGCTAAGCCATGCTTTTCATTATCGCTAAATGTGACTATATCATTTCCCTCTTTCTGCTTGCCAGAATACAGTGTCTCCATTCAGATTCTTCTATTTGTCAAACATCTTTGAATGCAGTTATTCTGGTGGTGGTTCACCTGTTCTGCTTAGAAGGCCTATTACCCAGCTTTGTTCATCCCCACACAAAAATTCCAGTGTTTCTCAACAGAACATAGTAATAAGGAATGGTTGAGAATCTGGTGGGAACTTTACATTCCAATAATCTAAGGAAAGCAAAACCATATTGAATTTGTCTGATGTACCAACAATTGGAAATATCAGTGTCTTTCATTTTGATTTCGCTGGAAGTGGGGACAGTGAAGGATCATTTCATTATGGTAATTATTGGAGAGGGTTGAGGACTTGTGTGCTATGATTCTATAGTTTTTGAGGCAGAAGCATGAAATAGGAGCTATTAGTAAGGGGGCAATCTGGTCCTTCTATATGCTTCCAAATATCATGACTTATCAAAAGTAATTAATATCTCTGATCACTTTTATGCGGAAAGAGGCATTGAAGAATGCCTATGCAAGGACTTTATGCATAGATTAAAAGAGGATGGTTCATTGATGTGAGGGACAAAATGGGGAGAATTATTCATCACCGCATTACTGAAAAAGTCTAATGGATCACCTAGGAACTGATATGCATGCTGCATGCCTGTCAAATGACCAAAACTGCACGATCTTGACAATTTATGGTTCAGAGGACGAAACTGTACCGTTTGGAGATGCTCTAGAGTTTGCCAAGTTGATAGCTAATCACAAATTGCATATTATACGAGCTGACCATAGATATCTGTTATACCAGTTTCAGTTAGCTAATGTTTTTTCTGGAAGCTATAAGATCTAATTAATGGCTGGGGGATCACAGAGCATGTCAGGTTCAGGACCATATGACTACTTTGTGGTAAGCAGAAATTATAATTTGAATTTGTAGGCAGTACAAATTGTATGGCTTTTTGGATTGTCAGCCTTAATTATGTCTTGCTTGGGTGATTTACAATCGTACGAATTCTATGCCCTTTCCCCCCTTATCTTTTCCCAGCTGCCTCTTGTATCTTTCTACCTTGTAGAGCGTACATTGTAGTGACTATTTAcgaaaataattattattttacctATGTATTTATCTCTTTAGCAAGTCATTTGAATGGACAAATTCTGATCCATTTAGTTGGTTTTTTTCCTGTGATTCCAGTAGTTTAGATCTTTTAGTTCACCACCATGCCCAATACTGTTCCCATTGATGACCAGCTGCTAGCATAAATAATGAGTATGTTGTTGATTCAATGATTCCTTGTGTAATGCATGGTAAAGTAAATAACACAAAAGTTGCATCATTATTTTAGAATAATGCTGGTTTCAGTTTGTGATATCCATGAATTTCTTATATCTGTTTACACTTTGCTAGGTTCTATTAATGGTCTACCATTTAAACATATTCACTGGAAAATATGGTTTGCTTGTGTCATAATTTGTTTAAAAaaggactctctctctctctctccctctgcgCGCGCGTGAGCTTGCATGTGGTGCGTGTGTTCGCATGCACACGCTCATGCTTTGTACACATTTTACACGTTTAAGGAGGGATTCAGAGTTGGCAATTTTCAAGTTTCAGAAACACAAGTGCACATATTTGTGCCTTAAATGCTTTCTGGTATTCAGTCTTCAGCATTAACTGACATGCTTTTACCGTCAGATGGCaccaaaacagaaaataagaatCAAGCTACGGTCCTATTGGGTACGCCTGATTGAGGACTCATGCAAGCAGATCCTGGAAGCTGCTCAAACCACCAATGCCAAGACTATGGGTCCTGTCCCTCTACCCACCAAGCGACGCGTCTATTGTGTTCTCAAGTCGCCGCATGTGCATAAGGATGCACGGTTCCATTTCGAGATCCGGACCCACCAGCGGCTGATTGATATCTTGTATCCTACTGCCCAAACAATAGACTCACTGATGCAGCTTGACCTTCCAGCAGGTGTCGATGTGGAGGTCAAGCTTTGATATCAGTTGAATTTGTATTATACAtttgccttctttttcttgtatgcTTTCAGTAATGATTTTAATTTGAATTGTATGTAAAATCTACAAGGAGAATGTGAAAAAATTTTCATACTTGGGGGACTATCACTCTATTCTCACTAAAGATGACAAGTTACAATGCAAAGCATAGCATTTACTTGGATAGTTGGGGTTGAGATGTACCTGATTCTCAATTTTGGTTAATGGGGAATTCTGTCTGCTTAATGGATCTTTGGATGCCACCTTCTTGAGTCTCAAGTTGGTATTTCAACTGTTGCATAGCTAAGAATACGTGCGTTAATCCTGTTACGTGATCCAAGCCCTTTTGTGCATCGTGGCTTTTTGTTCAGGGACCCTCAGTTTTTGAAACTATTGTCCTATGCTTATTTTTGATTGTACTATGATTAGAAAGTTGCACTAGGAGTTAATGTTAATTATGACTTTCTTTGAGATTATTGAACAATGGATCAAACAGAAATGTGTGTAGCAAGAACCTTGAGGGTCTGTTTTGAAAATTCAGTAGGATTATGCTGGATTTTCCATAGGGTAATGGATTACCCAGTGATTTAAGTAAGGTGCATATCGAcctaatttctctttttttcaaatcccatgagaagaaaaaaaaaactaccatagatttggtttttttttttttaaattctgcAGTTCACTAGGTCATAGATGGGATTTAGGTCAAAATTAGGACGAGtctttagagaaaaaaaaaagatttgagaAAGCTAATAAACcacttttttataaaaaaatttggaCCGTTTCTACTGAATTTTTCAAACAGGTTTTGAATGTTTCAATACTTCCGATGAAAGTTAAGGCTCAGAATGTTGGATGAACCATGAGATGGGCGCATGAACAACAAAGATCTATAGAGTAGAGGTACCATAGATGATAGACGTGGGGGAGAAGCAATTTAGAAACATTAGTACACTTTTGGTTCCTGCGGATTTGCCTGACCTTAGCCATACTTTTTTTTCCCCCGGGCGGCGGGATAACTCTTTAACCATGCATTAAGCATTCCTGTGTTGttgtttatatatttttctattagATTAAAGACTTCTTATTATATTCTTATCTATTCTTGGGTTATTGTCTACCCTGGGTTATCCTTCGCTCTTTCTTCGACCTAAAGTTTAGAAAACGATCCGAGTCAAAACACTTTGACAAGACCCCATGCCGCAAATCCTCCGCTCGAGTCAACATATTCCGACGATTAATTATATGACGACGGCGTCACTCTAAACGTCACCACTCTAATCCCCCCGGATCCTCTACAAGCAAAGACCCTGCGGCCACCGTTTATGGCCACACAATATCTCCCAATCTGTGGGTCCCAAGCTGTGCACCAAATTTCGCCGCAGGGAATCCCGGCTCCCAAAAATTCTATCTTTTCTAGCTCTCAAGTGTCTCTTGGCAAAAGGCAAGGGACAAATAAGGCACGAAATACACTAATAAATTTGCCCGTGTGGGCTGCTTCTCAATGGGCTCTGGCGTCCCTCCCCAGATGGGCCACATAGCCTTCATCCCTACCATCCCATCTTGATCCAATGCGTAGCCGTCCTTTGTCTCGTCACCATGTTCACACTTTTGTCGACATGCGTTCCAAATCCTGTTTCCAGTTTGAACGAACGAATGCACCAAAACGCAAAGCGGTACATCAACTCTGACCATATACTCCCTCCACCGTGCCCCTCCTGAAGACCAGCCATTCCCCATGGAATATATttccaaataaaaaataatttaataggcAAACACATAAACAATAAGCATCTACTCTTCTCTCATTTTCCCTGCACCTTCTTTTCCATTGCCTCTTACCCTCCCTCTATTCTCAATCCATTATGTACATGTAACCACGCCTCCCTCACCCATCTAATCCCAATCCAGAGAGCATCTCTTTGCCCTTCTTCATCACAGTTTTTGGTGTGAGAAGGAATCATGGCCACCTGCGTCGAGAATTGCCGAGCTAAAGCTCCCTTCTGCAAGTATGTAATCGACATCTCCCAGCCTGATATCGCCGATTGTTCTGACTGCAACATGCCTGCCAACGACTCCAGCGATGCCGCCGGCGACGACGTTTGGGCCAAGATCCAAGAAGAAGCTCGGTCAGACGTCGAGGATGAACCAGTCCTCCAGAATTACtattttgatctcatcctcaaccACAATTCCCTTGAGTCTGCTCTCGCAGCGCATCTTGCAAGCAAACTAAGTCTTCCAAATCTCATGCCGAGCAACAGTCTCCAAGAATTGCTCTTGAGCATCTTATCCAAGGATCCGGAGATCGGCCGGTCGGTGAGGGCCGATCTTTGGGCGGCGAGGGACCGCGATCCGGCGTGCGCGAAGATGGTACACTGCTTTCTTTACTACAAAGGGTTCCTGGCGTTGCAGGCCCACCGGGTGGCGCACCGGCTGTGGGCGGAGGggcgggcggcggcggcgctccTGCTGCAGAGCCGGACGTCGGAGGTGTTCGCCGTCGACATCCACCCGGGGGCGAGGATTGGATCGGGTGTGATGCTGGACCATGCGACTGGGGTGGTGATCGGCGAGACGGCGGTGGTCGGCGACGACGTGTCGATCCTCCACGGCGTGACGCTGGGCGGCACCGGGAAGGAGAGAGGCGACCGGCATCCGAAGATCGGTGACGGGGTCTTGGTGGGTGCAGGGGCGCAGATACTGGGGAACGTGGAGGTCGGGGAGGGGGCGAAGATCGGGGCGGGGTCGGTGGTGCTGCGGGCGGTGCCGCCGAGGACGACGGCGGTGGGGAACCCGGCGAGGCTTCTCGGTGGAAAAGAGAACCTGGTCCGTCTCGGAAGGAGGGCCTCTTTGACTATGGACCACACCTCGTGGTCGGATCACGTGATCTGAGAGGCAGGTCCGTACACAACTGATATACTCTGCTTAAAATAGAAACAATTAAAGTTATGTAGCTATTCGTGATGATGATGTCTTCGACTCATAGTCCGTTTGTTTGTTAAAGATCCTTCCCATTTTTGTCGCTTGGAACTTTTGCATTGGAATCCTGTGCAGTGGACTATTAATGGCATTTCCTTGGGGGATATTACTTCTATGAGGACGCATTTTATTTAGTCCCTATCAGCTttacaataaataaaatttaaatacttatataaaattaaaaaaattaaataatattttttggttttttttttttttgggaccaCGTCTTGTGACAGCTTTAGACCAAGGTGTTCTTGAGGTGCATCATGGAAGAACGAGTAGTGAGAGTATAAAATTTATGGGAGTATGGACCCAATTCCTAGAGGATTAGAAAAAAAgacttctcaatttttttttctttttctatccaACCATAAACCGGCTATGCAACTCCATATGCTCTCCttgcttctctccctctccatgCCCCCCTTCAATCTTAGTCCATCCTTACAAAAAtttttaaacaagctccaaatgaGATTTATTCTTAGCTTCCTTGGACTCTTGGATAATTGGAATAATTTATGGTAAGTATAATGTTCATGGCTTGTCAAAAGGTCTTTCAAGAAgtagttttattattattttaaaaaaaaagatgaagtgCTTCCACAAAAACAAATAATGAGCTCGCtatgcttttttatttttattgattgattttttatttgattagTTGGGCAAATTGAATATGGTAAAGCTAGGTTATAGGGTTCAAGATCAAATATTCTGATTGGAACTTGTGGGGTTTTGTCTGATATATCTCATGGCTATAGAAGATTCAAATGTTGTTGGGGCATTCATCATCATGCAAGGGGTGACGTGATTTTGACTTTTATTTCCAAATGAGAAGATAACTCTTGTATGAAATTTTGTAATGCTGATGGGCTCGTCGGTATGCCTTTAGAGGATGGTTTGGTTTCATTGGAGATAATGAAGCATTAATATCAAATATGacattttccttctcttcttaggttagttgattttttttctttttaataatttcATGAGTTGG is from Phoenix dactylifera cultivar Barhee BC4 chromosome 6, palm_55x_up_171113_PBpolish2nd_filt_p, whole genome shotgun sequence and encodes:
- the LOC103714916 gene encoding 30S ribosomal protein S10, whose translation is MAASSLSSVTFSLLPLCNLSASPKSKPSLSFSLQSPKPLASIRSRASPSVVSAAPEALESPPGTPDGSEIPTGFEVEEKSEGSGPSPLAVGNDAEKMAPKQKIRIKLRSYWVRLIEDSCKQILEAAQTTNAKTMGPVPLPTKRRVYCVLKSPHVHKDARFHFEIRTHQRLIDILYPTAQTIDSLMQLDLPAGVDVEVKL
- the LOC103714919 gene encoding serine acetyltransferase 1, chloroplastic-like encodes the protein MATCVENCRAKAPFCKYVIDISQPDIADCSDCNMPANDSSDAAGDDVWAKIQEEARSDVEDEPVLQNYYFDLILNHNSLESALAAHLASKLSLPNLMPSNSLQELLLSILSKDPEIGRSVRADLWAARDRDPACAKMVHCFLYYKGFLALQAHRVAHRLWAEGRAAAALLLQSRTSEVFAVDIHPGARIGSGVMLDHATGVVIGETAVVGDDVSILHGVTLGGTGKERGDRHPKIGDGVLVGAGAQILGNVEVGEGAKIGAGSVVLRAVPPRTTAVGNPARLLGGKENLVRLGRRASLTMDHTSWSDHVI